The genomic region AAGTGCTCTCCATCAATTGGATAATATATTGGATGCTGTGGGCTGGAATCTGATAATAGCGCTTGAGCGCCAAGTGTCGATGCGCTGCCGCCGATCAGAGATATTAGCAATAAAAACATACACCTAACCAATTCAGCCTCCACAATGTGATTGATATACGTGATCCGGAGGGGTGTTGCCGCCTCCGATGCCGCGATAGGGACGAGACTGACGCAATGAGCCAATTCGACCACCACTGCCAATAGCATAGAGAGTTGGACGATTCGCCACGTGATCTTGCTGGGATAGCCAGTCAATAAATGCGGTGTCGTTACCAGAAAAATTAACGCTTCCGCTTTGCTGATGTACATGCCAGGCGGCAACGATAGTGCCACCGCCTCGAGCAGCAGCCTCATAACCGTCACTCAGATAGATATGAGTTGCTTCCCCTATGACTAATCCTCTCAGAAAATAAAAATTTCTCCCGCCTGCCACCTGGCGATGAACTACATAACCACCGATCTCTTTTCCAATTGATCGCGCATAATCATACGCCGACACAGATATAGATGAAACTGCCGCTTCAGGGCTGTCGAATGGGGTATAGGTTGGTGAGCGGCCTTCGTGGTAATTTGTCTCCGGACACTCCCCCTGTTGTCCTTCTGCGTTTTGTAGGGCGATGGGTGTGAGTACGATGGCATCTGGCGGTTCTGCAAACCCGCTAAAGCCCCCTGTTCCGCCTGAGCGCATCGCACCCTTTAGACGGGTGCCGATTATAAACATAACCTCTATCGGGTTCTTCTGCAGCCCCCACGGGTCTGTGTAGTTGATCGGATCGTTTGAGACGTATGCGTAGAGGTTGATGCCTCCGCGTTGTCCGATGGGGTCGGTCTGCATGAACCGGCCGATGGCGGGATTATAGACCCGGTTGCGGTAGTGGTAGAGGCCGATTTCGGCGATCCACATCTGGCCGGTATAGCCGAACCTTGATGTGTTGCCCGATCCCGGCATGCCGTATTCGTCATAGGTGTTGATCTGGACGGCCGCGCCTGAGGCATTGGTCTCGGCTACCACAGAGCCGCGCGAGCCCTCTTGTCTTGGGCTTGCCTTCCCTATCCCTCACGGTCTATCCGGGCAGGCAATGAACCATAAGGGAGGACGCCTTCATGGCGCTTGCGTTTATATTTCCAGGGCAAGGCAGCCAGGCCGTCGGCATGGGCCGCGAGCTGGCAGAGGCCTTTCCGGCTGCCCGCGCGGTATATGAGGCCGTGGACGCGGCGCTGGGCGAAAAGCTCTCCGCGTTGATATGGGATGGGCCCATCGAAACACTGACCCTCACCCAGAACGCTCAGCCCGCTTTGATGGCCACATCGCTGGCCGTTATGGCGGCGCTTAAAGAGGGGTTCGGTATCGAGGTAACGGCGGCGAAGTTTGTCGCGGGCCATTCGCTCGGCGAATACTCCGCGCTGGCCGCTGCTGGTGCGCTGTCCATTGACGATGCGGCGAAACTCCTGCGGCTGCGCGGCCAGTCCATGCAGAAGGCCGTGCCAGTGGGACAAGGCGCGATGGCCGCCATACTTGGCGCTGAGGAAGCCCAGGTGTTGAAAGCCGTGGAGGCGGGCTCTGCGGCGGGTGTGGTACAGATCGCCAATGACAATGCGCCGGGCCAGATCGTGATCTCCGGCGCGAAGGAAGCGGTTGAGGCGGCGATCGAGGCGGCCAAGGCGGACGGTATCCGCAAGGCGATGCTGCTGCCCGTGTCCGCCCCCTTCCATTGCACGCTGATGCAGCCGGCGGCCGACGCGATGGCGCAGGTGCTGAAATCGGCCGCCATCAAGGCGCCTGCCGTGCCGGTCATCACCAATGTCACCGCAGGTCCGGTCAGCGATCCGGAAGCCATCCGTGCCCAGCTTGTCGAGCAGGTGACGGGCCGCGTGCGCTGGCGCGAGAGTGTGATCTGGATGGCGGGCGAGGGCGGGATTGATCGCTTCGCCGAGGCCGGGGCGGGCAAGGTGCTTTCGGGCATGCTCAAACGCACGGTGGACGGCGCCGAGGGTGTGGCCCTCAACTCGCCGGCTGATCTGGAAGGCTTTGCCGCCTCACTGAAAGGAAATGCGTAACATGTTCTCTCTTGAAGGAAAAAAGGCGCTGGTGACCGGCGCGACGGGCGGCCTCGGCAGTGAGATTGCCCGCGCCCTGCATGCTCAAGGGGCTTCGGTGGCCCTGTCAGGTACGCGTGCGGAAGTGCTGGAGACGCTCGCCAAGGAGCTGGGTGATCGCACGGCGGTGGTGCCGTGTAATCTCTCTGATGCCGAGGCGGTGGATAATCTGCCCAAGGCAGCTTTCGAGGCGCTGGGCGGGCTCGACATCCTGATTTCCAATGCCGGTGTGACGCGCGACCAGCTTCTCATGCGCATGAAAGATGAGGACTGGGAGACGGTCATCAAGGTCAATCTGGAGGCGCATTTCCGCCTCTGCCGGGCGGCCATGCGCGGCATGATGAAGAACCGCTGGGGCCGGATTATCGGTATCACCTCGGTGGTGGGCGTCACCGGCAATCCGGGGCAGTCCAACTATGCCGCGTCGAAAGCCGGCATGATCGGCTTTTCCAAGGCGCTGGCCCAGGAGGTCGCTTCGCGCGGCGTTACCGTGAACTGCGTGGCGCCGGGCTTCATCGCTTCGCCGATGACGGACGCGCTCAATGACGAGCAGAAATCGGCCATCCTCACCAAGATTCCGGCCGGTGATCTTGGCCAGGGCGCCGACATCGCAGCCGCCTGCGTGTATCTGGCCAGCGAAGAAGCCGGTTACGTCACAGGACAGACATTGCACGTCAATGGCGGCATGGCCATGATCTGACCGGCCATGTGAGTCGCGTTCTGCGAAAGGCGTCTTCGCGCTGGCATCAAGCCGCTGAGGTTGCTAGCCTTGTCCGAAGTGGCATGTTATCAGCCGCAACCTTCTTGGAGCCGGTGCACCCGTACCGGCCCCATCCAGTCAGGGGGCATAAGGGGTCAGATGGCCTCGCCCGGAAATTTTAGATAAAGGGTCCGTCATGTCTGACGTTTTTGATCGCGTTAAGAAGATCGTCATCGAGCATCTCGATGTGGAAGAGGACAAAGTCGTCGAGAAAGCTTCTTTCATCGATGATCTCGGCGCGGACTCGCTGGACAATGTCGAGCTGGTCATGGCTTTCGAGGAAGAGTTCGACATCGAGATTCCCGACGATGCCGCCGAGCACATCCAGACGGTTGGTGACGCGGTGAAGTTCATCTCCGAGAAAGTCGGCTAGGCCGGCGACCGGGCCATGTCCAAACGTCGTGTAGTCGTCACCGGCCTCGGCATTGTCTCCCCGCTGGGATGCGGGGTGGAGCATGTCTGGTCGAAGCTGCTCGCAGGGGAATCCGGGCTTGCCCGGGTTACCCATTTCGAGACCGAGGATCTCCCCTGCCAGATTGCGGGGGGGATACCACGGGTGGACGGCCGCTATGGTGGCGGGCCTGACATCGCCGGATCATTTGATCCCGATGCCGTAATGCCCGCCCGCGACGCCAAGCGCATTGACGACTTCATTCTCTACGGTATCGCCGCTGCGGATGAGGCGATTGCCCATTCGGGCTGGCAGCCTGCAGACGATGCCGCGCGCGAGCGTGCCGGTGTCCTGATCGGTTCAGGCATTGGCGGTCTGCAGACGATTTACGACGCC from Glycocaulis abyssi harbors:
- a CDS encoding RHS repeat-associated core domain-containing protein; protein product: MVAETNASGAAVQINTYDEYGMPGSGNTSRFGYTGQMWIAEIGLYHYRNRVYNPAIGRFMQTDPIGQRGGINLYAYVSNDPINYTDPWGLQKNPIEVMFIIGTRLKGAMRSGGTGGFSGFAEPPDAIVLTPIALQNAEGQQGECPETNYHEGRSPTYTPFDSPEAAVSSISVSAYDYARSIGKEIGGYVVHRQVAGGRNFYFLRGLVIGEATHIYLSDGYEAAARGGGTIVAAWHVHQQSGSVNFSGNDTAFIDWLSQQDHVANRPTLYAIGSGGRIGSLRQSRPYRGIGGGNTPPDHVYQSHCGG
- the fabD gene encoding ACP S-malonyltransferase produces the protein MALAFIFPGQGSQAVGMGRELAEAFPAARAVYEAVDAALGEKLSALIWDGPIETLTLTQNAQPALMATSLAVMAALKEGFGIEVTAAKFVAGHSLGEYSALAAAGALSIDDAAKLLRLRGQSMQKAVPVGQGAMAAILGAEEAQVLKAVEAGSAAGVVQIANDNAPGQIVISGAKEAVEAAIEAAKADGIRKAMLLPVSAPFHCTLMQPAADAMAQVLKSAAIKAPAVPVITNVTAGPVSDPEAIRAQLVEQVTGRVRWRESVIWMAGEGGIDRFAEAGAGKVLSGMLKRTVDGAEGVALNSPADLEGFAASLKGNA
- the fabG gene encoding 3-oxoacyl-[acyl-carrier-protein] reductase, coding for MFSLEGKKALVTGATGGLGSEIARALHAQGASVALSGTRAEVLETLAKELGDRTAVVPCNLSDAEAVDNLPKAAFEALGGLDILISNAGVTRDQLLMRMKDEDWETVIKVNLEAHFRLCRAAMRGMMKNRWGRIIGITSVVGVTGNPGQSNYAASKAGMIGFSKALAQEVASRGVTVNCVAPGFIASPMTDALNDEQKSAILTKIPAGDLGQGADIAAACVYLASEEAGYVTGQTLHVNGGMAMI
- a CDS encoding acyl carrier protein; amino-acid sequence: MSDVFDRVKKIVIEHLDVEEDKVVEKASFIDDLGADSLDNVELVMAFEEEFDIEIPDDAAEHIQTVGDAVKFISEKVG